A genomic window from Glaciihabitans sp. INWT7 includes:
- the ybaK gene encoding Cys-tRNA(Pro) deacylase produces the protein MTATPATSALSALGIPFIEHEYAHDSANTSFGLEAAAVLGLEPERVFKTLLADVDGGLAVAIVPVSGKLDLKALASALGAKKATMADPALAEKRTGYVVGGISPIGQKTALRTVLDETAELFDTIFVSGGRRGFDLELAPQDLVRATAGFLAPIARA, from the coding sequence ATGACCGCGACCCCCGCGACGTCGGCCCTCTCGGCTCTCGGGATCCCGTTCATCGAGCACGAGTATGCCCACGATTCCGCCAACACCTCATTCGGGCTCGAGGCCGCCGCGGTGCTCGGACTGGAGCCGGAGCGGGTATTCAAGACCCTGCTCGCGGATGTCGATGGCGGCCTCGCCGTCGCGATCGTGCCGGTCTCGGGCAAACTCGATCTCAAAGCCCTCGCCAGCGCGCTCGGCGCGAAGAAGGCGACGATGGCCGACCCAGCACTGGCCGAGAAGCGCACGGGCTACGTGGTCGGCGGCATCAGCCCGATCGGTCAGAAGACCGCTCTGCGCACGGTGCTCGACGAGACGGCTGAGCTCTTCGACACGATCTTCGTCTCCGGTGGCCGCCGCGGCTTCGACCTCGAGCTCGCACCGCAAGACCTGGTGCGCGCGACGGCCGGTTTTCTGGCGCCGATCGCCCGCGCCTGA
- a CDS encoding cysteine desulfurase family protein produces the protein MPVYLDHAATTPMLPEAIAAYTEALGIVGNPSSIHSQGQNAKRMLEEARESVAESLGCDPIEVVFTSGGTESVNLAVKGLFWARNASGTRARILVPRGEHHATIDTVEWLERYEGAIIDWVPIDELGRVRVDELAELLEQHDDVALVTLLWANNEVGTVQPIAEIAALAARHGVPVHADAISAYRHVPIDFAATGLAALSVSAHKFGGPLGIGALVLDRSAVVVPLIHGGGQQRDVRSGTQDVPAAISFGVAAQHPVTSFAPLRDRIIAGVRAAVPSAVLRGDPDLDARLDNNAHFTFPGCEGDSLLFLLDAAGVSVSTGSACRAGIPEASHVLLGMGLSVADARGALRITVGHTTTEADVDAFLQALPAAVERATRAGLNDRDVAARVDSVDA, from the coding sequence GTGCCCGTGTATCTCGACCATGCCGCCACGACCCCGATGCTTCCCGAGGCGATCGCGGCCTACACCGAGGCTCTCGGCATCGTCGGCAACCCCTCCTCCATCCACTCCCAGGGCCAGAACGCCAAGCGGATGCTCGAGGAGGCTCGGGAGAGCGTCGCGGAGTCCCTGGGCTGTGATCCGATCGAGGTCGTCTTCACCTCCGGCGGAACGGAGTCGGTCAACCTCGCCGTGAAGGGGCTGTTCTGGGCGCGGAACGCGAGCGGTACCCGTGCGCGGATCCTCGTGCCGCGCGGCGAGCACCATGCCACCATCGACACCGTCGAATGGCTCGAGCGTTACGAAGGCGCCATCATCGACTGGGTGCCGATCGACGAACTGGGCCGCGTGCGGGTGGACGAGCTCGCCGAGCTCCTCGAGCAGCATGACGACGTCGCCCTGGTGACCCTGCTCTGGGCCAACAACGAGGTGGGCACCGTTCAGCCGATCGCTGAGATCGCCGCGCTCGCCGCCCGTCACGGAGTTCCGGTGCATGCCGACGCGATCTCCGCCTACCGTCACGTGCCGATCGACTTCGCCGCCACCGGTCTTGCGGCACTGTCGGTGTCGGCGCACAAGTTCGGCGGACCGCTCGGCATCGGAGCCCTCGTTCTCGACCGCTCCGCCGTTGTCGTGCCGCTGATCCACGGGGGAGGGCAGCAGCGCGATGTGCGGTCTGGTACCCAGGATGTGCCGGCCGCCATCTCGTTCGGGGTCGCGGCGCAACATCCGGTGACCTCGTTCGCGCCTTTGCGGGACCGCATCATCGCCGGCGTCCGGGCGGCCGTGCCGTCGGCCGTGCTGCGCGGCGACCCCGATCTCGATGCGCGCCTCGACAACAACGCCCACTTCACCTTCCCCGGCTGCGAGGGCGACTCCCTCCTGTTTCTGCTCGATGCCGCGGGGGTGTCGGTGAGCACCGGCTCGGCCTGCCGCGCCGGAATCCCCGAGGCATCCCACGTGCTACTCGGCATGGGGCTCAGCGTGGCCGATGCTCGCGGAGCCCTGCGCATCACCGTCGGGCACACCACCACAGAGGCCGACGTCGACGCGTTCCTGCAAGCACTGCCCGCCGCTGTGGAGCGAGCAACGAGAGCGGGCCTCAACGACCGGGATGTCGCGGCGCGGGTCGACAGCGTCGATGCCTAG
- a CDS encoding signal peptidase I: MTDHSIPDGESAAGDPPRRPRSGPRRADRDKGLGHYLGLALSGAVLILVLALAALVVVIPKVAGGIPLTVLTSSMIPGLPPGTLIVDVPVKTDELRVGDVATYQIVSGKPGVITHRIIAIHNDSNGTRAFQFKGDNNSQPDPGEILAEQVKGRVWYSLPYIGYVNNAVNGENRTWIVPVVAGLLFAYAAYTVATAISAARRQKRRRARRTASSPPAAQ, from the coding sequence ATGACTGACCACTCGATCCCCGACGGCGAATCTGCCGCCGGCGATCCGCCGCGGCGGCCCCGCTCCGGTCCGCGTCGTGCCGATCGAGACAAGGGCCTCGGCCATTACCTCGGCCTCGCGCTGAGCGGTGCGGTGCTCATTCTCGTTCTGGCGCTCGCGGCGCTGGTCGTCGTCATCCCGAAAGTGGCCGGAGGCATCCCGCTCACCGTTCTGACGAGCTCGATGATTCCGGGACTTCCGCCGGGCACCCTGATCGTGGACGTACCGGTGAAAACCGACGAGCTGAGGGTCGGGGACGTCGCGACCTACCAGATCGTGTCGGGCAAGCCGGGCGTGATCACGCACCGCATTATCGCCATCCACAACGATTCCAACGGCACCCGCGCCTTCCAGTTCAAGGGCGACAACAACAGCCAGCCCGATCCGGGGGAGATCCTCGCCGAACAGGTGAAGGGCCGGGTCTGGTATTCGCTGCCCTACATCGGGTACGTCAATAACGCGGTCAATGGGGAGAACAGGACCTGGATCGTGCCGGTGGTCGCCGGACTGCTCTTCGCCTACGCGGCCTACACGGTGGCGACGGCGATCTCCGCAGCGCGTCGGCAGAAGCGCCGGCGGGCGCGCCGCACGGCATCCTCGCCCCCCGCCGCGCAGTGA
- the glgX gene encoding glycogen debranching protein GlgX, with protein MPVTDPTVDSLISTVAPLSDPLRDLGVRTTPTGGELRVWSASATAIELCIYGSKDPNWVAESIQLQKDDGDVWCGTSPNLVAGTRYSLRATGPTGPTHRFDPAMHLIDPYARGLARTASGDWRSYVQDDDFDWNGTTKPQVPLDHTVLYEAHARGISKLNPAVPEELRGTYAGLAHDTAISYLKDLGVTTIQLLPVHQFVSEQRLIKQGLSNYWGYNTLNFFTPHAQYASREAQFGGTGAVLREFKGMVKLLHEAGLEVVLDVVYNHTAEEGKEGPTTSLRGLDNASYYRQDAKGNYIDVTGCGNTVNFAQPAAQRLVLDSLRYWANEVQIDGFRFDLAATLGRDERVEFDPHHPLIEAIVTDPELQGVKMIAEPWDVGMGGWQVGNFPEPWSEWNDDYRDRTRNFWLTDIGAARADGVAPIGIGQLASKLSGSKGVFAQERGPLASVNFVTAHDGFTLADLTAYNQKHNLGNGENNRDGTDNNHSFNYGVEGPTHDATILSAREKAIRNLLGTLLLSAGLPMITAGDEFGRSQRGNNNAYCHDSELTWLPWEHEDWQDELLLVSQKLLRLRRANPALRPIRFGIFGETVPSATQMDWFNKEGLSMSIEDWDSPTERTLQYLAASTPEFEEFNRILLIVHGLEAPETVCLPEHEGVESYELLWNSADDHAEGETHAPGSELTLAPASMQLFLAHSS; from the coding sequence ATGCCTGTGACCGATCCGACCGTCGACTCGTTGATCTCGACGGTCGCGCCCCTCTCAGATCCGCTGCGAGACCTCGGCGTGCGCACGACCCCCACCGGCGGCGAGCTGCGGGTCTGGTCGGCCAGTGCCACCGCCATCGAACTCTGCATCTACGGAAGCAAAGATCCGAATTGGGTCGCCGAGAGCATCCAGTTGCAGAAGGATGACGGCGACGTCTGGTGCGGCACCTCGCCCAACCTTGTGGCCGGCACCCGATACTCACTGCGGGCGACCGGACCGACCGGACCGACCCACCGCTTCGATCCCGCCATGCACCTCATCGACCCCTACGCCCGCGGCCTTGCCCGCACGGCATCCGGGGACTGGCGCTCGTACGTGCAAGACGACGATTTCGACTGGAACGGTACCACCAAACCGCAGGTGCCGCTCGACCACACCGTGCTGTACGAAGCGCACGCCCGCGGCATCTCGAAGCTCAACCCGGCAGTCCCCGAGGAGCTTCGCGGCACCTATGCCGGGCTCGCGCACGACACGGCCATCAGCTATCTCAAGGACCTCGGCGTCACGACGATCCAGTTGCTGCCCGTGCACCAGTTCGTGAGCGAACAGCGGCTCATCAAACAGGGCCTCAGCAACTACTGGGGCTACAACACCCTCAACTTCTTCACACCCCACGCGCAATACGCCTCGCGCGAGGCCCAGTTCGGCGGCACCGGCGCGGTGTTGCGCGAGTTCAAGGGCATGGTGAAACTGCTTCACGAAGCCGGCCTCGAGGTCGTGCTCGACGTGGTCTACAACCACACAGCCGAGGAGGGCAAGGAGGGCCCGACCACGTCCCTTCGCGGCCTCGACAACGCGTCGTACTATCGCCAGGACGCCAAGGGCAACTACATCGACGTCACCGGATGCGGCAACACCGTGAATTTCGCCCAGCCCGCCGCCCAGCGGCTCGTGCTCGATTCGCTGCGCTACTGGGCCAACGAGGTGCAGATCGACGGCTTCCGGTTCGACCTCGCTGCGACCCTCGGTCGTGACGAACGCGTGGAGTTCGATCCGCACCATCCGCTCATCGAGGCGATAGTCACCGACCCGGAGCTGCAGGGCGTGAAGATGATCGCCGAGCCCTGGGACGTGGGAATGGGCGGCTGGCAGGTCGGCAATTTCCCCGAGCCGTGGTCGGAGTGGAACGACGACTACCGCGACCGCACCCGCAACTTCTGGCTGACCGACATCGGAGCGGCACGGGCCGACGGTGTCGCCCCGATCGGGATCGGCCAGCTCGCGTCGAAGCTCTCCGGCTCGAAGGGGGTCTTCGCCCAGGAGCGCGGCCCGCTCGCCTCCGTCAACTTCGTCACCGCGCACGACGGCTTCACCCTCGCGGACCTCACCGCCTACAACCAGAAGCACAATCTGGGAAATGGCGAGAACAACCGCGACGGCACGGACAACAACCACTCCTTCAACTACGGCGTCGAGGGGCCGACCCATGACGCGACGATCCTCTCGGCTCGCGAGAAGGCGATCCGCAACCTGCTCGGCACCCTGCTGCTCTCGGCCGGCCTGCCGATGATCACGGCCGGCGACGAATTCGGTCGCAGCCAGCGGGGCAACAACAACGCCTACTGTCATGACAGCGAGCTGACATGGCTTCCCTGGGAGCACGAGGACTGGCAGGACGAGCTGCTGCTGGTCTCCCAGAAGCTGCTCCGGCTGCGCCGGGCGAACCCGGCTCTGCGGCCGATCCGCTTCGGGATCTTCGGGGAGACCGTGCCTTCGGCGACCCAGATGGACTGGTTCAACAAAGAGGGACTCTCGATGTCGATCGAGGACTGGGACTCCCCGACGGAACGCACCCTTCAGTACCTGGCGGCCTCCACTCCCGAGTTCGAGGAATTCAACCGCATCCTGCTCATCGTGCACGGGCTGGAGGCTCCGGAGACGGTCTGCCTGCCCGAGCACGAAGGCGTGGAATCCTACGAACTGCTCTGGAACAGTGCGGACGACCACGCCGAGGGCGAGACCCACGCCCCCGGCTCGGAATTGACACTGGCCCCCGCTTCGATGCAGTTGTTCCTCGCACACTCGTCATGA